One segment of Rickettsiales bacterium Ac37b DNA contains the following:
- the rimP gene encoding Ribosome maturation factor RimP — protein MDFIKLIMTINNITPLEYKIEELTKESLKRLGYKLVRVKLLGPSPNNKKSSKILQMMIERLDNEEITVSDCEKASHMLSALLDVEDIIIENYNLEVSSPGIDRPLMNIDDFKKYQGFDIKLSFSTKVYDMKQCKGNIKDVEGNVITIISNNKEFEVDFSFIIAAKLVLNDKLLKKIQNINIVQ, from the coding sequence ATGGATTTTATTAAGTTAATAATGACAATTAATAATATAACACCACTTGAATATAAAATTGAAGAACTAACTAAAGAATCTTTAAAAAGATTAGGGTATAAATTGGTTAGGGTTAAATTATTAGGCCCTAGTCCTAATAATAAAAAATCTAGTAAAATTTTACAAATGATGATAGAACGTTTAGATAATGAAGAGATTACCGTAAGTGATTGTGAAAAAGCAAGTCATATGCTTTCGGCATTGCTTGATGTGGAAGATATCATTATAGAGAATTATAATTTAGAGGTAAGTTCACCGGGTATTGATCGACCATTAATGAACATCGATGATTTTAAAAAATATCAAGGATTTGACATAAAATTATCATTTTCTACTAAAGTTTATGACATGAAACAGTGTAAGGGTAATATTAAAGATGTAGAAGGTAATGTTATAACGATCATATCGAATAATAAGGAGTTTGAAGTGGATTTTTCATTTATTATAGCAGCAAAGCTGGTATTAAATGATAAATTATTAAAAAAGATACAAAATATAAATATAGTGCAGTAA
- the infB gene encoding Translation initiation factor IF-2 → MEDTHNKDKNKTSKLTISTAGKLQLSKGDGAQIKQNIAHGRSKTVTVEVKKNRSVKERSNDGVVEVPSSVIKNDVLQQEDDNISSLTDHEKSARIRALEHADKKYVFKSLLKVSEKPSLLDNPSEELGKEPEVTETKNHSIELSNEEVKDPIGIPIIDIPNKVVQDQPSTDAVKPSITKAVVREEEDEDDYDSSKKASKHSVSTKKVIKSEVTRKWTEDRRVYGKVSIANNDIPEDEEPVRSRSIASIKRAREKAKRFDLRNKETEKIAREVILPEVISIQELANRMAEKASEVLKQLMKLGVMATINQVIDADTAELIIHELGHKVKRVTESDVENILFGEQDPEELMVLRPPVVTVMGHVDHGKTTLLDALRSTDVVAGEAGGITQHIGAYRVELMNGKSITFLDTPGHEAFTAMRARGAKVTDIVVLVVAANDGIMAQTAEAINHAKAAKLPIIVAVNKIDLPGVNSQNIRNELLNYELVPEELGGDIIIVEVSAKTKKNIDKLEEAILLQADFLDLKANPNRMAVGTVIEAKVDKGRGVVTTLLVQKGTLKIGDIIVAGVSFGKVRAMHNDKGIQVKDAIPSMPVEIIGLNEAPEAGDLFSVVPTEKQAREISDYRSKRVREIRTARVHKLSLEELFSNHESLSQTKELSVIVRADVQGSVEAIVNNLLKMSNNEIIVKILHSAAGGITESDIVLAKASNAIILGFNVRANSPARLLADQERIELRYYSVIYDLIDEMKSIIGGMLSPIIREQILGTVEIRQVFNVGKFNKIAGCFVTNGIVRRNCKIRLLRDNVVIHTGKIKGLRRFKEDAREVREGFECGIVLENYDDIQEKDIIEAFEVIEEQQTF, encoded by the coding sequence ATGGAAGATACACACAATAAAGATAAGAATAAAACATCAAAGCTGACTATTAGTACTGCAGGTAAGTTACAATTGTCAAAGGGTGATGGTGCTCAAATAAAACAGAATATTGCTCATGGCCGTTCAAAAACTGTTACAGTTGAAGTTAAGAAAAACCGTAGTGTTAAAGAACGTAGTAATGATGGGGTAGTTGAAGTTCCTTCTTCTGTTATAAAAAATGATGTACTACAACAGGAAGATGATAATATTTCTTCTCTTACGGATCATGAAAAATCTGCAAGAATACGTGCACTTGAGCATGCTGATAAGAAATATGTTTTTAAATCTTTATTAAAAGTTAGTGAAAAGCCTTCCTTGCTTGATAATCCTAGCGAGGAATTGGGGAAAGAACCTGAAGTTACTGAAACAAAAAACCATTCTATAGAATTATCCAATGAAGAGGTAAAAGATCCAATAGGTATTCCTATCATAGATATACCAAATAAAGTAGTTCAAGATCAACCTTCTACTGATGCTGTAAAACCCTCTATTACTAAAGCTGTAGTTCGAGAGGAAGAAGATGAAGATGATTATGATTCTAGTAAAAAAGCCTCTAAACATTCTGTATCTACAAAAAAGGTTATTAAATCTGAGGTTACTAGAAAATGGACTGAAGATAGGCGTGTATATGGTAAAGTATCTATAGCTAATAATGATATTCCAGAAGATGAAGAACCAGTAAGATCTAGAAGTATTGCATCTATTAAAAGAGCAAGAGAAAAAGCTAAAAGATTTGACCTTAGAAACAAAGAAACAGAAAAAATTGCTAGAGAAGTTATATTACCAGAAGTAATTAGTATACAGGAATTAGCGAATCGTATGGCTGAAAAGGCTTCAGAAGTGTTAAAACAGCTTATGAAGCTTGGTGTTATGGCAACTATTAATCAGGTTATAGATGCTGATACGGCTGAATTAATTATTCATGAATTAGGGCATAAAGTAAAAAGAGTAACGGAATCAGATGTAGAAAATATACTATTTGGTGAGCAGGATCCTGAAGAGCTGATGGTATTACGGCCGCCAGTGGTTACTGTAATGGGACATGTTGATCATGGTAAAACTACTTTACTCGATGCATTACGTTCAACAGACGTGGTAGCTGGGGAAGCAGGAGGTATAACGCAGCATATAGGCGCATATAGGGTTGAATTGATGAATGGTAAATCCATAACCTTTTTAGATACTCCTGGACATGAAGCGTTTACAGCTATGCGTGCACGAGGGGCAAAAGTAACAGATATAGTAGTATTGGTAGTGGCTGCTAATGATGGTATTATGGCGCAAACAGCAGAAGCTATTAATCATGCTAAAGCAGCTAAATTACCTATTATTGTTGCAGTTAATAAAATTGACTTACCAGGTGTTAATTCTCAGAATATACGTAATGAATTATTAAATTATGAATTAGTACCAGAAGAATTAGGTGGAGATATCATAATTGTAGAGGTATCAGCTAAGACAAAAAAGAATATTGATAAATTAGAAGAAGCAATTTTATTGCAAGCAGATTTTTTAGATTTAAAGGCCAATCCTAATAGGATGGCAGTTGGGACTGTAATTGAAGCTAAAGTAGACAAGGGTAGAGGAGTTGTAACAACTTTATTGGTACAAAAAGGTACTTTAAAAATAGGGGATATTATAGTTGCTGGTGTAAGTTTTGGTAAGGTAAGAGCAATGCATAATGATAAGGGTATACAAGTTAAAGATGCTATACCTTCTATGCCTGTTGAAATTATTGGCCTCAATGAAGCGCCAGAGGCAGGTGATCTTTTTTCAGTTGTTCCTACAGAAAAACAAGCTAGAGAAATTAGTGATTACAGAAGTAAACGTGTTAGAGAGATACGGACTGCTCGCGTACATAAGTTGAGCTTAGAAGAATTATTTTCCAATCACGAATCATTATCTCAAACAAAAGAGTTATCTGTTATTGTAAGAGCAGATGTACAAGGGTCTGTAGAAGCAATAGTAAATAATTTACTAAAAATGTCTAATAATGAGATTATAGTTAAAATATTACATTCGGCAGCTGGGGGTATTACAGAATCGGATATAGTACTTGCTAAAGCAAGTAATGCTATAATTCTGGGTTTTAATGTAAGAGCAAATAGTCCAGCTAGGTTACTAGCAGACCAGGAAAGAATTGAATTAAGATATTATTCAGTCATTTATGACTTAATTGATGAAATGAAGTCTATTATTGGAGGTATGTTATCACCTATTATACGTGAACAAATCCTTGGCACAGTTGAAATAAGGCAAGTCTTTAACGTTGGTAAATTTAATAAAATTGCTGGATGTTTTGTAACAAATGGTATTGTAAGAAGAAACTGTAAAATTAGGCTATTACGTGATAATGTAGTAATACATACGGGTAAGATTAAAGGATTACGTAGATTTAAGGAAGATGCGCGTGAAGTTAGAGAAGGATTTGAATGTGGGATAGTACTTGAGAACTATGATGATATTCAAGAAAAAGATATAATAGAAGCTTTTGAAGTTATTGAAGAGCAGCAGACTTTTTAG
- a CDS encoding arginyl-tRNA synthetase, whose translation MDIFKELKLNIKEIISRLAKKQHITINNELFNNLVIKLSPKQQHGEIYTNATLILAKILSYPINEIGQLLINELIHMHYIEKATMSSPGFINIIIKKSIWAQTLDHIISKKIQFGNAHINKNTILKCTTTFSTYPPYISLRGVVFMNALASILIECGYKTTKQYYITYTKTYILALIHAVKYYISLLVINQPITKNTHNIFLIKIGQQIIDDSGGDVSPLSEIDLFLYIKHYILNNIHNNVLEQLYSLNIHCPIKLCEIAEPYTKSHSGDIPNLDNILKYVNKKHHHIPDTITITCKNNTNCLHTLYVSNQIVSNNTENNIHIPPDDMILIFLSQKYNMPLYINFNQIFDKSRNNVIFYIKYTYNLVCYILHHTKNSTPHSHINLSKLDICYSHYSKEEICLIHLLSLWPQLLEEVSISYDVHRIVLYLQKLSIYFYNIQYKDNNKNLPFIYNNDINLTVTKLALIRALKVIIESGLSIIGINVVATI comes from the coding sequence ATGGATATATTTAAAGAGTTAAAGCTAAACATTAAAGAGATAATATCTCGTTTAGCAAAGAAACAGCATATTACTATAAATAATGAATTATTTAACAATCTAGTAATTAAATTATCACCAAAACAACAACATGGTGAAATATACACCAACGCAACACTTATTCTTGCTAAAATATTGAGTTATCCAATAAATGAAATTGGGCAATTATTAATTAATGAGCTCATACATATGCATTATATTGAGAAAGCTACTATGTCAAGCCCAGGATTTATTAACATAATTATCAAAAAATCTATCTGGGCACAAACACTTGATCATATCATTTCTAAAAAAATCCAGTTCGGAAATGCACATATTAACAAAAACACTATTCTGAAATGTACCACAACCTTTTCTACATATCCTCCATATATATCTCTTAGAGGAGTTGTGTTTATGAATGCTTTAGCTTCAATCTTAATTGAATGCGGATACAAAACTACAAAGCAATATTATATAACTTATACTAAAACATATATCCTAGCACTAATACATGCAGTTAAATACTACATATCCCTATTGGTAATAAATCAACCTATTACAAAAAATACACACAACATATTTTTGATAAAAATAGGGCAACAAATTATTGATGATTCTGGGGGTGATGTTTCCCCTCTTTCGGAGATAGATTTATTTCTTTATATCAAACACTATATTTTAAATAATATCCACAATAACGTTCTAGAACAATTGTACTCTCTAAATATACACTGTCCTATAAAATTATGCGAAATAGCAGAACCTTATACCAAGTCACATTCAGGTGATATACCAAATTTAGATAACATTCTAAAATATGTAAATAAAAAACATCATCATATACCTGATACTATTACTATTACGTGCAAAAATAATACTAATTGCTTACATACCCTATATGTCTCTAATCAAATTGTTTCCAATAACACAGAAAACAACATACATATTCCTCCCGATGATATGATTTTGATATTTCTAAGTCAGAAATATAACATGCCTTTATACATTAATTTTAATCAAATATTTGATAAATCTAGAAACAATGTAATATTTTATATAAAATATACATACAACTTGGTATGTTACATACTACATCATACTAAAAATTCCACTCCTCACTCCCATATCAACCTAAGTAAACTAGATATTTGTTATAGTCACTATTCCAAAGAAGAGATATGCCTAATACACTTACTATCTTTATGGCCACAATTACTAGAAGAAGTATCTATTTCCTATGATGTCCACAGAATAGTGCTTTATTTACAAAAACTCTCTATATATTTTTACAATATCCAATATAAAGATAATAATAAAAATTTGCCTTTTATTTACAATAATGATATCAATTTAACGGTTACTAAATTAGCCTTAATTAGAGCACTAAAAGTAATTATCGAGTCAGGCCTAAGTATAATAGGAATAAATGTAGTAGCAACCATATAA
- the nusA gene encoding N utilization substance protein A, producing the protein MSVLSIGGNEILQIIDAVAREKGISRESVFEAMEQSIQVAGRKKYGHEHNIQAEIDRKTGEIKLYRKLSIVKDVEDYAKEISYKDAKELDSAAEVGGEILDLLPPIDLGRVAAQTAKQVIVQKVRDAEREREYQDFKDRMGEIINGVVKRVEYGNVTIDLGRAEAILKRESMLPHETFRQGDRIRAYILSVTRENKGPQIILSRTCNEFLAKLFAQEVPEVYDNIIEIKAVAREPGSRAKVAVYSADSTIDAVGSCVGVRGARVQAVISELQNEKIDIIQWSAKPATFVVNALAPAEISKVVIDENKRRIEVVVSSDQLSLAIGRRGQNVKLASQLTGWGIDVLTEDEESKRRSEEFNTASILFMKALNVEEVLAQLLVAEGFYNIEEIAYTELEELQNIEGFDAVLATELKNRAQNYLEQQNNSVIEEVKSLGADIKLEKLLNIPIKLLLVLAKQGIKNVQDIADLSRQEFKEIVGTDDLSAEEIDEIIMQARHKVNL; encoded by the coding sequence ATGAGTGTGTTATCTATAGGTGGTAATGAAATATTACAAATAATTGATGCGGTAGCAAGAGAAAAAGGCATATCTCGTGAATCAGTATTTGAAGCTATGGAGCAGTCTATACAAGTGGCTGGTAGGAAAAAATATGGTCATGAGCACAACATACAAGCAGAAATTGATCGTAAGACAGGTGAAATCAAATTATATAGAAAGCTTTCCATAGTCAAAGATGTAGAAGATTATGCAAAAGAAATTTCATATAAAGATGCTAAAGAATTAGATAGTGCTGCGGAAGTAGGAGGCGAAATACTTGATTTATTACCTCCAATTGATTTGGGTAGGGTTGCGGCCCAAACTGCCAAACAGGTCATTGTACAGAAGGTACGAGATGCTGAAAGAGAGCGTGAATATCAAGATTTCAAAGATAGAATGGGTGAGATTATTAACGGAGTTGTAAAAAGAGTTGAATATGGGAACGTAACCATTGATTTAGGAAGAGCTGAGGCTATTTTAAAGCGAGAAAGTATGTTGCCACATGAAACTTTCCGTCAGGGAGATCGTATAAGGGCATATATTTTAAGTGTGACTAGGGAAAATAAAGGCCCTCAAATAATTCTTTCTCGTACTTGTAATGAATTCCTTGCTAAACTTTTTGCGCAAGAAGTACCGGAAGTGTATGATAATATAATAGAAATTAAGGCTGTTGCAAGAGAGCCTGGGTCTCGTGCCAAGGTTGCAGTTTATTCTGCGGACTCTACTATAGATGCGGTTGGATCATGTGTAGGTGTAAGAGGGGCGAGGGTACAAGCAGTAATTAGCGAATTACAAAATGAAAAAATTGATATTATACAATGGAGTGCTAAACCTGCTACATTTGTAGTAAATGCGCTTGCGCCAGCAGAAATTAGTAAAGTTGTAATAGATGAAAATAAAAGGCGAATTGAGGTAGTTGTTTCCAGTGATCAACTAAGCCTTGCTATTGGAAGAAGAGGACAAAATGTTAAGTTAGCCTCGCAATTAACGGGCTGGGGTATAGATGTATTAACTGAGGATGAAGAATCAAAACGTCGTTCTGAAGAATTTAATACAGCATCAATATTATTTATGAAAGCGTTAAATGTAGAAGAAGTATTAGCGCAGCTACTTGTAGCAGAAGGATTTTATAATATAGAAGAAATTGCTTATACTGAACTTGAGGAATTACAAAATATAGAAGGTTTTGATGCTGTACTCGCTACAGAATTGAAAAATAGAGCTCAAAATTATCTTGAGCAGCAAAATAATAGTGTAATAGAAGAGGTTAAAAGTTTAGGCGCTGATATAAAATTAGAGAAGTTGTTAAATATACCAATAAAGTTATTGTTAGTTTTAGCTAAACAGGGTATAAAAAATGTACAGGATATAGCGGATTTATCTCGTCAAGAATTTAAAGAAATAGTTGGAACAGATGATTTAAGTGCAGAGGAAATAGATGAGATAATAATGCAAGCTAGGCATAAGGTAAATTTATAG
- a CDS encoding Sporulation related domain protein produces MQHLDSDSEKTLDENLDLENVEEKTSLWRMYSSTLLRLLVIALIFAALAWYMLDNIYSGNDNADIPVIKSDFSPIKIKPEDPGGMVVPNMDKDVYNNLVEGNNEKAPEHVLPMPEEPLNRDNILDKKDPMAPEEVKSEDSKSTEEPINQDGVIKENTPNITNNTSSETTNSNSSHTSNTSSTATTNTENPLPQEKISNQDLQQPQENKHVETDHRNIESAQTTDISHNDVSNNVAEPDIKPIPANQKNNLIHKNTRKIVNNTGYKIQLAAFRSQKEVEIEWKKIKTRYENILGKNTHSVEKKDLGAKGVFYRLQVGPLSSEAEARMLCQKLSSYKQNCFVVKK; encoded by the coding sequence ATGCAACATCTAGATTCTGATAGTGAAAAAACATTAGATGAAAATTTAGATTTGGAAAATGTAGAAGAAAAAACTTCTTTATGGCGAATGTATTCTTCCACTTTATTACGCTTATTAGTAATTGCATTAATATTTGCTGCGTTAGCCTGGTATATGCTTGATAATATTTATAGCGGTAATGATAATGCTGACATACCTGTTATAAAGTCTGATTTTTCTCCTATAAAAATTAAGCCTGAGGATCCCGGAGGAATGGTGGTACCCAATATGGACAAAGATGTATATAACAATCTAGTCGAAGGTAATAATGAAAAAGCGCCAGAGCATGTTTTACCTATGCCAGAAGAACCTTTGAATCGTGATAACATTCTAGACAAGAAAGACCCTATGGCTCCAGAAGAAGTAAAATCTGAAGATAGTAAATCAACAGAAGAACCTATAAATCAAGATGGAGTTATTAAAGAAAATACTCCTAATATAACAAATAATACTTCCTCAGAAACAACTAATAGCAACTCTTCTCATACTTCTAATACCTCTAGTACTGCTACCACTAATACTGAAAATCCACTTCCACAGGAAAAGATAAGTAACCAAGACTTACAACAACCTCAAGAAAATAAGCATGTTGAAACTGATCACAGAAATATAGAATCAGCACAAACTACTGATATATCTCATAACGATGTATCTAATAATGTAGCTGAGCCTGATATCAAACCAATACCTGCCAATCAAAAAAATAACTTAATTCACAAAAATACACGTAAGATTGTAAATAATACTGGTTACAAAATTCAACTTGCTGCTTTTAGATCACAAAAAGAAGTAGAAATTGAGTGGAAAAAAATTAAAACACGTTATGAAAATATTCTAGGCAAAAATACCCATTCTGTAGAAAAAAAGGATTTAGGTGCAAAAGGAGTTTTTTATAGGTTGCAAGTTGGTCCATTAAGCAGTGAAGCAGAAGCACGTATGTTATGTCAAAAATTAAGTTCTTACAAACAAAATTGTTTTGTAGTTAAAAAATAG
- a CDS encoding Tetratricopeptide repeat protein, with amino-acid sequence MRQLTAVQYYLRARNLHKIGQYQAALYDYNKAISLEPENPKYYSNRAHTYSKLSQYSEAIQDYNLAIKLDTDNIEYYYYRGQAYYILAQYQAALEDISIVIETYPSNKSYFIRGNSYLYLGKHQEALKDYDQAIKLLPYDAECYEHRGFIYRLFNQHQEAINNYTKAIELEPRAANYYAIRGSIYNEMQQYQEALRDYNKAIKLDPHEISYYKSRGQIYYILQKHQAAIDDFTTFLNMIPAAKIYNF; translated from the coding sequence ATGAGACAGTTAACCGCTGTACAATATTATTTAAGAGCTAGAAATTTACATAAAATTGGTCAATATCAAGCAGCTCTTTATGACTATAATAAAGCAATTTCCTTAGAGCCTGAAAATCCAAAATATTACTCAAATAGAGCACATACTTATTCTAAATTATCACAATATAGCGAAGCAATTCAAGATTACAACCTTGCTATAAAATTAGACACTGATAATATCGAATACTATTATTACAGAGGACAGGCATATTATATACTAGCACAATATCAAGCTGCTTTAGAAGATATCAGCATAGTCATAGAAACATATCCAAGCAATAAATCTTATTTTATCAGAGGGAATTCATATTTATACTTGGGTAAACACCAAGAAGCTTTAAAGGATTACGATCAAGCTATAAAGCTTTTGCCATATGATGCAGAATGTTATGAGCACAGAGGATTTATTTATAGGCTTTTTAATCAGCACCAAGAAGCAATAAATAATTATACTAAAGCAATAGAGCTTGAACCTAGAGCTGCCAATTACTATGCAATAAGAGGTAGTATTTATAATGAGATGCAACAATATCAAGAAGCTTTAAGAGATTACAATAAAGCCATAAAGTTAGATCCACATGAAATATCATACTATAAAAGCAGAGGACAAATTTATTATATTTTGCAAAAGCATCAAGCAGCTATTGATGATTTTACTACGTTTTTAAATATGATTCCCGCAGCAAAAATATATAATTTTTAG